The genomic window AAGGCTCATAAGGGAGCTTATAAGACCCGTCCATTACTTTTCAGAGTTTACAACCCTTGACAAAGTCTTTGAGTTCTTCAAAAGGAGTAAAGAGCAGATGGGTGTGGTGGTAGACGAGAGAGGGAACCTTCTGGGCATAATCACATGGGATGACCTTCAGAGCTACCTTATAGGGGGTCTCTCCGAAGGCAAAGTTGAAGAAGAGGAGGACATAGTGGAGATAGAGAAGGACATATGGATAGCGGACGGTAGTGTAGAAAAGGAAAGGGTGGAGAGACTTCTAAACGTAAAACTTCCAGAGGGTCCCTACACAACCCTCGGCGGTTTTCTATCCTTCAATCTAAGGGGGATTCCTGAGAAGGGGCAGGTGGTAGAATACGAGGGATACCGCTTTAAGGTGCTCCAACGGGACGAGCGAAGGATAATAAAGGTAAGGATAGAAGGACATGTATCAGAATAGACCCCTAAGGGAGCTTCCAGAGGACCTAAAGCCGAGGGAGAAGATGCTTAGGATAGGGGCGGAGAGCCTCACAGAGGAAGAACTGCTTGCCATTATCCTTGGCTCTGGCACCAAAGATATGGATGTTTTGAGCCTCTCAAGGGAGATAGTAAGCCTGGGCTGGCAAAGGCTCGGCAAAATGTCTCCGGAGGAGGTTGCAAGGAGCTTTAAGGGTATAGGGGAGGCAAAGGCTTGCCAGATAAAGGCAATAATAGAGCTTGCCAAGAGGATAAACGACCCCTATGAGGGCATTTTCATAAACAACCCAGAGGACGCATACAGGTTTTTGAAAAACATGGTGGACGAAAGGAGGGAGCATCTTATTGCCCTATACCTTGCACCCACCAACAAGCCCATAGCCCACGAGATAATAGCCATAGGGAGGATGAATGTCCTGCACGCAGAGCCAAAGGATGTGCTCTACCATGCCATACACACCGCATGCCACTCCATACTCATAGCCCATAACCACCCAAAGGGTGAGCTAAAACCCTCAAGAGAAGATGTGGAGTTCACCCAGAGGCTAAGAGAGGCTTGTCAGCTCATGGGCTTTGAACTTCTTGACCACCTTATAATAAACAAAAAGGGCTACATCTCTCTTAGAAGGGAGGGTTATATGTGATAGGGTTTTTACAAAGGCTTGGACTATCTTCAGAAAGATGTCTCCACTGTGGCAAGCCCTTTATAGGCAAGTCTCAGGGGCTTGTGTGCCATGTGTGCCTTGGTTCCATAAGTTCCTACCATCCCATGGATTACTCAGAGAGGATTGAATACGTGTTTTCCTACAGGGTCTTTGGTTTGTATGAGGGCCCTCTCAGAGAGGTCATCCATAGTGTAAAGTTTAGAAACTCCAAATCCCTTGCCCTCTCTTTGGGGCATATCATAAGAGGTCATCTATGGGAATACATACAGGAGCTTGAGCCAGACCTTATAACCTTCCCTCCGTTGAACCTCAGAAGGCTATGGAGTAGGGGTTTTAACCATATGGAGTATATACTCAAGGGGGCGGGCGTGCCATACATGGAGGTATTCAAAAGAATAGACTTCAGTCCTCCGCTCGCCAGGCTTGAGGCAGAAGAAAGGGAAAAGGCGGTCTTGGGCTATAGGCTAAGGGAGGAGTTTGTGGACTTCCTTGAGGGTAAGAGGGTTCTTGTGGTGGATGACCTTCTTACCACTGGCTCCACCATAAGAAGGCTTGCATACCTGCTCATGTCCGCAGGAGCGGACGAAGTGCACGCTTACTTTGTGGCAAAGGCTTAGAAGAAGTTTTGTATGTTTTTTATAAATTCTTCAAGAACTCCTGTATAGATATCTTTTATCCTCTCAAACACTTTCCTGCTCTCTTTCTTCGCTGTATATAATATGAGATATAAGGTTTCTGTCTTCAAGCATGTCTAAAAATAGTTCCTCTTCTCCGAAAAAGCCTACTCTAAAAGCTGTTTTAATAGTTAAGTTAATGACTATTTGTCTAAATCTATTTGCGAGGTTAGAAGTCCAGCTTTCAAGGACTGATACCACTTGCCATAGGCATGTTTGTTTGTATCTCTCAGATAGTTTGCTTTGGATGTGCTTTATATCTGCGTATCTGTCAAACTTGGCTTCTGCAAAAAAGACAGACTATTGGTATTTTGCTATTATATGTGCGGTTTTTCTGTATTCTTTGAGGAGTGTAAGGAGTTTATTTTGTTTTCCCTTGTTAGCATATTGAGGATATTCTCCTACAGCTATTGGTTTATTTGTAGGCATTGAGCATTACGCTCCCTTTGAAAAGTCTCCATACCTCCCTATAGCTTATGCCTAACTTCTATATTTGTCAAGAGATTTCTATTGTTTCAGTGATTAGTTTCCAATACCCTCTGCGTGAACTTCTCAAATGCCCTCTTTATACCCCTTACCGCCTGCCTTATCCTATGTTCGTTTTCCACAAGAGCGAACCTCACATAGCCCTCGCCGTATTCACCAAAGCCTATGCCAGGAGATACCGCTACCTTAGCTTCTCTCAAAAGGAATAGGGAAAAGTCCAAGGAATTCATGCCCACCCAAGAGGGTATCCTTGCCCAGAGAAACATGCTCCCCTTTGGCTTATCCACCTGCCATCCTATGCGGTTTAACCCTTCTACCAACACATCCCTTCTTTTCCTGTAGACCTCCCTGTTTTTCTCCACTATTTCATAGGGGCTGTCAAGGGCTATTATGGAGGCAACTTGAATGGGGGTAAAAACACCATAGTCAAGGTAGCTCTTAAGGTGTGCAAGGTTCTTTATGAGCACCTCGTTTCCCACAAGGAAGGCAACCCGCCAGCCTGCCATAGAAAAGCCCTTTGACATGGAATAGAGCTCAACCGCCACCTCTTTTGCACCTTCTACCTGAAGTATGCTGGGAGGTTCGTATCCGTCAAAGCCAAGGTCTGCATAGGCAAAGTCATGAATAAGCCAAACTTCTTCTCTTTTTGCCAACCCTACCACCTCTCTGAAAAAGTCAAGGCTTACGCAGAGGGTAGTGGGGTTGTGGGGAAAGCTAAGCACTATAGCCCTTGGTTTTCTAAAAGAGCCTCTAAGTGTGTCGTGAATTCTTCTTAAAAAGCTCTCTTCAAAATCCTCTCCCTCGTCAGGTATTATGGGAACAGATATGGCATCACCGCCTGCTATTATGGGTGCGTAGTAGTGTATGGGGTAGGTGGGGTTAGAAACGAGCACCGTATCGCCAGGCTCAAGCATGGCAAGCATAAGATGTGAGTAGCCCTCCTTTGCCCCTATGGTGAGTATGGCTTCCTTCTCTGGGTCAAGCTCCACGCCATACCTCCTACGATAAAAGTCGCATATGGCTTTTCTGAGTCTTGGAATACCCTTTGAGGCGGAATAGCCATGCACGTTGTCTCTTCTTGCTACCTCACAGAGCTTTTCCACTATGTGTGGAGCGGGTGGAAGGTCTGGGTTTCCCATACCAAGGTCCACAATGTCCTCTCCCTCGCGCCTTAGCTTATACTTTAGCTCGTTGACCATGGCAAAGACATACTTGGGAAGTCTGCTTACCCTTGGAAACATCCAGCTTTCACTCATGTTCTCCTTCCTCTTCAAGCTCTTTGCAATTTATACACATGGTGGTTACTGGTCTTGCCTTTAGCCTTTCAAAGGGTATAAGAGCTCCACAGCTCTCGCATATGCCGTAAGTGCCTTGCTCCATCTTCATAAGTGCATAGTCTATCTTACGCAGGAGCTTTAGCTCTCTGGTCTTTATCCTCTGTAGGCTTATATACCTTCCAGTCTCTATATTTGCCCTGTCTATTTCGTCACCACCCTCAAAGGAAACGTTTGAGGGGTCTCTTATTTGCTCTTCCGCATACTTTATTATCCTCTCCCTCATCCTTAGGAGGTCTTCCCTTAGCTCCGCTATCTGTTCTGGAGTTAGGTGATGCATAATCTTATAATTATAGACCATGGAGGCTTTCAAAAAAGATTTAGCTACGCATTTTCAACTTCTCAAAGTTGAAGGTGGCAGGTTTGCGGAAGAGGAAAACATAAGCGTAGGTAAGGATGGCAGAAGACTACTTTTCATAAAAGCCTTTTACGGCAGAAGACCCTACTGGAAAGAGTGGGTGGAGCTTTTCCATATAGAGCCAGAGTTCTTCGGCTCTCCTCTTGAGGATGAACTATACCGCATACTTGCAAAATACTTCAGAAGGGTCTTTGTGGAATACTACGAAGACACTCAAACCTTAAGGGAGTTAAAGGCAGGCAAAGAGCCACAAGAGACAAGGCTCGGCTCAAAACTAAGAGCCTTAGGCTACAGGTCCTTTAGAGATTGGTATTACCCGGAGGGTTGGATGGAAGGGGGCTATAAGTTGCAGGCGGAAAGGTGATTTGTGATATAATAAGTAATTCCTGAAAGCCCTTAAAGGAGAAGAGAGGATGAAAACCTACCATGTTAGAAAAGAGGATGTGGTAAGGAGCTGGTGGGTTGTGGACGCTCAGGGCAAGGTCCTGGGCAGGCTTGCCTCCCAGATAGCAAGGGTTTTGATGGGCAAGCACAAGCCCTACTACCAGCCTGACGTGGACTGTGGAGATTTTGTGATAGTGCTTAACGCAGA from Hydrogenobacter sp. T-8 includes these protein-coding regions:
- the radC gene encoding RadC family protein, whose product is MYQNRPLRELPEDLKPREKMLRIGAESLTEEELLAIILGSGTKDMDVLSLSREIVSLGWQRLGKMSPEEVARSFKGIGEAKACQIKAIIELAKRINDPYEGIFINNPEDAYRFLKNMVDERREHLIALYLAPTNKPIAHEIIAIGRMNVLHAEPKDVLYHAIHTACHSILIAHNHPKGELKPSREDVEFTQRLREACQLMGFELLDHLIINKKGYISLRREGYM
- a CDS encoding ComF family protein, whose product is MIGFLQRLGLSSERCLHCGKPFIGKSQGLVCHVCLGSISSYHPMDYSERIEYVFSYRVFGLYEGPLREVIHSVKFRNSKSLALSLGHIIRGHLWEYIQELEPDLITFPPLNLRRLWSRGFNHMEYILKGAGVPYMEVFKRIDFSPPLARLEAEEREKAVLGYRLREEFVDFLEGKRVLVVDDLLTTGSTIRRLAYLLMSAGADEVHAYFVAKA
- a CDS encoding aminotransferase class I/II-fold pyridoxal phosphate-dependent enzyme; its protein translation is MSESWMFPRVSRLPKYVFAMVNELKYKLRREGEDIVDLGMGNPDLPPAPHIVEKLCEVARRDNVHGYSASKGIPRLRKAICDFYRRRYGVELDPEKEAILTIGAKEGYSHLMLAMLEPGDTVLVSNPTYPIHYYAPIIAGGDAISVPIIPDEGEDFEESFLRRIHDTLRGSFRKPRAIVLSFPHNPTTLCVSLDFFREVVGLAKREEVWLIHDFAYADLGFDGYEPPSILQVEGAKEVAVELYSMSKGFSMAGWRVAFLVGNEVLIKNLAHLKSYLDYGVFTPIQVASIIALDSPYEIVEKNREVYRKRRDVLVEGLNRIGWQVDKPKGSMFLWARIPSWVGMNSLDFSLFLLREAKVAVSPGIGFGEYGEGYVRFALVENEHRIRQAVRGIKRAFEKFTQRVLETNH
- a CDS encoding TraR/DksA C4-type zinc finger protein, which translates into the protein MHHLTPEQIAELREDLLRMRERIIKYAEEQIRDPSNVSFEGGDEIDRANIETGRYISLQRIKTRELKLLRKIDYALMKMEQGTYGICESCGALIPFERLKARPVTTMCINCKELEEEGEHE
- a CDS encoding DUF1122 family protein, with protein sequence MEAFKKDLATHFQLLKVEGGRFAEEENISVGKDGRRLLFIKAFYGRRPYWKEWVELFHIEPEFFGSPLEDELYRILAKYFRRVFVEYYEDTQTLRELKAGKEPQETRLGSKLRALGYRSFRDWYYPEGWMEGGYKLQAER